One Triticum dicoccoides isolate Atlit2015 ecotype Zavitan chromosome 3B, WEW_v2.0, whole genome shotgun sequence genomic window, CGCGTGACAGTATCGTTGTTGTCCCTCCTTTGGTCTTAGGAGGCAAGAACAAAACGAAGATACTGGACTACGGCTGCGCGTTGCTCACCGGCGATGACCTCAGCCCGCCGCGCTGCCACGCCTTCTTTCGTATTCTGTTCGTCTACAACCACAACAGTGGTGGCGGGAAATCCACGGTGCTCCGGTGCTACTCCTCGGATACGGGTCGCTGGGAACCGGAGACTGAATCCATTGTCAAGATACCTAGTTCCAAGATGCGCAACATCGGGCCCGCCGTGGTACGCCGCGGGGTGGCATTCTGGGCTCTCGAACAGGGAGTGCTCGGGGTGTGCCTTGATCAGAAGGACCACACCATGGACATGCACCTGGTGCCCATCGATACCTCAAAATTGGGCCCAAACAACCGCCTCATGGGCATCTCGCCGGACAACCGAGTCTTCTTGATGTATTGCTGCTACATGAGAGTATCAAATGCGTTGGGGAGGCTTGTGTTGAAGGTAACCTATCTCGAGTTTCCCAATGAAGATGACATCCATACAGGTAAGATATGTACCGGTCGTGAAACCGTGctggtggagaaaatggtgaatcgGATGATGGTGGTGGCTTCCTACATCCCTGTGATCAAGTTGCGGTGGTTTGGGGAGAAGAGCGGCACCTTGTTCTTCACCATGGGAGAGCAGAGCGGGCACCCTGGCACCTACATGTTGAACCTTCGAAACAAAGTGGTTGACAAGATGGCGGATGATGTGCACTCAAGGAGGCACTCAAGGAAGAAGTACTTGCTCAAAGTGGTTAACAAGGTGACGGACATTGGGCACTCATGGAAGAACTTGCTAGGGTATGAGATGGACATGGCGGCATACCTTGCCTCGGTCTCCCAGACATCCTTCCATAGTTAAATGCAACTGAGTATGTTTAACATACAAGTATTAACGAGGGTACACTCCAAATTGGTGCTTGGATAATTCAGAAGGATGGCCTATAAAAACCAACTTTGTCACGTGATAGTTGATGGCTATTCAATTGTCCAACGACTAGATCTATTGCCCCAACCCAATTAGCCTGATTATATGTCCCACATGGCCTCGCATCCTTCCCTACAAGCTTTGGCTCTCCCAGAGAAGAGTTGAGgaagggaaaggatcccaaagtttCGGTAAGAAAATTTTGACATTAAAGTTCGTCGGTGTAAGATGGAGTTATTTGAAGCAAGCGACCAAAGTAACCAAGAAGAAGTCCGGCGAATCAAAGGGATCTTAGTGTTTTTATGTCAATAGTAGCTCAGATGACATTTGCTCCAGTTGGTGAGACGTTGATGGTAAATGTGTGTATAATATGCCAATGTTGAAGGCGATTACAATCAGAGGCGGAGCCAGAATTTCTCGAAGCCTAGGGCTAAAACTAACTCATTATAAATAAAATACCATGCACACCAATGTGTGTTTGAAGTATGCCACAAATTCACATTAAAGACGAAATATAAATTCATTATTACCACGAGAGGAAATTCGAATAAAAAAACAGTTTAACAAAGTGCATCATTGCAAACATTGTTTGGTAGCAAACTAAGGAAGACTTGCTTAATTCAAGGCCACCGTTTATGCAATAGTAGAAGGACCTGGAGATGCAAACATAAAATCGAGTATTAAAAATTAAGACTCCGGACATATACAAAATCAATTGTTTCATATGAATTGTTTTTTATAGTAGCTCCTTGTGTTTCCTCATTTTTTTCGGTGAGCGTGATGTAGTCCGATTTGGGTAGTAGCTCCTTGCTTTTCCTCATTTTTTTGATAGCACTGTATAATCTTAATATTATCAATGCTTGCAACTACATCACGCTCAATATAGCACACCAAACGATGATTCATCCATTCATCATTCACTCATTTCGCAGCTCAGTGTTGACAATGCTCATAGCTGAGAAAGCCCCAGGAGACGGGTACTCCAACATTATTTATTGGACTAATGGCGGATCTTCCATAGGGACGAGCAGAAGTAGTTGTACCTGGTCCGCCCATGACAAAGCAGGGTACTCCTATTCCCCGCCCATGAACATGCAGTGTCATGAGCTCTAGGTCACCACGACAGTTGAATTTTCGGCCCTAGATGTTGGTCGAAGGGATACAAGAGGCAACAAGGAAGAACGGAAACTAGAAGGGCTGTGCTGGATTGGTTCATGTTTGAACTAATTTTCCCACCCAGAGGAGGCTACATATGTAATCGTTGCACATCGCCATACACAAGTCTCTACTACAAAAAGCCACTTGCAAGTTAGAATCCGCATTGTCCTACGCAGAAGAGGATTTCTAGCATGCAACGGCCCGCTCATGCATTTTTTCGGCCATGATTGCGTCGTGAGTTGGAAATTTGTTGGGCCGCAACATGCGTGTTAGTCTTTGATTACTGTGGGATGGTCCCATGCATGCTTTGGTCAGATGTTGCCGAATCATGAGGCACATGCAACTGTTGTCCAAGTGCATGCTCGGGCCAATGCATGCAGTTTCGAATTTCTCCATTTAATCCTTAGCAAGCTCCGAGAAGAAAATAGTCTTAACAATacttttgttattttatttttttccaaagaAAACTCTTGTTAGTAGCTGGTTTTCATGAATTTTAATTGAGTATACTTGCATCTCTATCCTAAAATGTCTAGACATTAAACGCTCATCCTAGCAAACTTCAACTTCTGAATCTGACAATGGTTGCCTATGCCAAAAGGGttagggcatttctaaccgatccctAAAAACAGTGGAGCATCCGGTGGAGTAAACCCTTAGTAGAGTATAGTTACTCCATTAAGTTTTGGCCGGACCTAGGCCTAGGCGATCCCTAAGTACAACGGAGCAAAACTTACTTTTGGTTGATGCATTTCGCCGAACACTTATCATGCACATATGCACATAGAGTGATTGACTAGCCGACGATGCTCTGGTACTTAGCAGCCGGAAGGAGCGGTCCTCGGAGAGCATGAGCATGAGCTCAGCCCTTGGTGACGCGTCCATGTACGCGCAGATGGTCGGTGCGGCCAATGTGAGCTACGTGCAGTCCTGCTACGGGCCGGTGCTCGTGCACCTAGCCGACTGCACGTTTGTGCGCTACGCGTTCCAGGTCGTCGGCATTTTTCTATAGACATTTTCAAACTTAAATAATTTTCATTTAGGATAAATCTAAAGCTTCAAATATTTTGAAATCGAGGGAGTAGCGTAGCGAGGAGAGCATTCGCGTGCTTTTAACTCCATACTTATGTACCCGTGTGTGGTAGGCAGCAGACGCACCGGCACACCTGCATACGTATATGGTAGGCAGGAGTATCCGGACGGACGGACGAACCCAACGACCCTTGCGCGCAGCCCCTGACAACTCTGCGGGTATGACTCACTGACATGCCGACCCACATCTTCCCGGCCCCACCGCTCAGCGAAACGCGACGGGGCCCACCCAGACCAACTGCGCCTCCACCTCCGGTTGCAGCAGCCCGCGAGTTTTCCGTCCTGCTCTCTTCTCTGACTCTGTCTTCCTTGCCTTCAACGCCATTTCAAACCAGACTCGCACGCCCcgcgatcgccgccgccgccgccgccggatgccGATGGCCGCTCCGCAGCCTCGCCGGCACCACGCCGCCTTTCTCCGCGGCAAGCCCCCGCCTCCCGCCAATGGGaagcccgccgccgcctcctccaagcccaagtctcccGGCTCGCCTGCCAAGGCGCCGCCGCCGTATGCTCTCCGCCGATCGTCTCTTCGTTCCCTTCAGCTTGATTTTGATTCGGACGATTTATTTCTTTTTGAGTGCCGCGCAGGTCGACGTTGGAGGAGCGGACGGTGAAGCAGCTTAGGCTGGCCAAGGCGCTGACGCTCCCGGAGGCCACCGCGGTGTCCGAGGCGTGCAGGAGGATGGCCTCCAGGCGCGCCGACGCCGCGCTGCTCACCGACGCCAAAGGGGTGCTCTCCGGCATCGTCACGGCCGAGGTGAGAAACTCATCACAAGGAGTCTGAGTCCTTGAAAAACTGACAGTATATATTGAAAAGACAGAAGATCGACTTTAAACTTCACGGGAAAAAGTAACAATGGAATCCGTGTGCTGGATGAGCCAGAAATATCAATTCCAACCTTTCTGTTGAGATGATCTGCAAACATTGAAAACATAGTCCGCAATTCTGTAGCAAGGATTAAGGTGTTCCTATTTTCAGGGAAAACGAGACAGTCATGCTTAGACAATAGATATGCTAGGACACACAAGAAAGGAGGATTGGGTTTAGACTTTAGACAATAGATATGGAAAATAATAGGTTCAGTTCTGGGATTTTCTCAAGGAATTGGATGGAATTAATGATGAGCATCAGGTTTTCTGTTGATGAGTAGTGTGTTTTATGGAGGATCTGTGTGCTTTTCTGTAGGACATATCGGGTCGAGTCATAGCCCATGGTCTCAGGCCTGACGCAACGAGTGTGGGAAAGGTGATGACGAAGAACCCAGTTTTTGTCATGTCCAATTCGCCGGCCACCGAGGCACTGCAGAAGATGGTCCAAGGTCTCCTTGTTATTTTTTCTTCATTCCGGCAATTAGCAGTACGAGTTGCCAGTTTTACCTTCAGTCACAATCATAGCTTTGTATTTGGTCAGTAACTGAAGTCCTGGCTGAATATAATACCTACAATAGTTTAATCTGAAAACCGCAAgtcaatttgaactgaggaatagtGTAGCTCagactaattttattcatcttggttcttggatcataGGCGCCAGAGTCAAGAAATGTACAGGAATGTTCACTTAACACATTTCCGCAATGTTTTATGCTGACATTTTGTTGTCATTCTTATGGACCTCTTCTATCTTATCTTCATGGTTTCTTTCTTGTCATGTAAATTTCATATACAGGCAAATTCCGGCATCTTCCTGTAGTGGAGCATGGTGAGGTCATTGCCATATTGGACATTACCAAGTTCCTTTGCGATGCCATTTCTAGAATGGAAAAGGCAGCAGAGCAAGGTAGTGCTATAGCCGCTGCTATGGAAGGGGTCGAACGGCAGTGGGGAAGTGAATTTGCAGGTTCCTTTTTCAGTTTCTTTTCATATGATTAAATTGACTACTTTTTTTTGAAAAGAATACTTATTTCAATTTTCAAGACCACTCATGATGCATTCCATTCAGGTCTCTTTGATTAACTAGCTGATGTTACTTCAGGTCCGCACACGTTAGTAGAAAATCTTCGAGACCACATGTTCAAACCTTCCCTGTCAAGTATCATAACTGAAAATAGCAGGTCAAATTGCTACTGCCAGAAAAATGTATGGCGTCATTTTGTTTGTTATGACTGAATATTGCTATTGCTTATCCTTTGTAGTGTTCCATCGGTATCTCCTTCAGATCTAGTAACTGTAGCTGCCAAAAAGATGAGAGAGTACCGAGTTAACTCAGTGGTTGTCATGACAGGGAACATGCTGCAAGGCATTCTCACGTATGTTCTTATCAAAATTCACGTTGTTCTATAGTTTCCCTTCTCATTTATTTGTTAAGTACTATCACCAAGATGCTGAGCACACTGCAGTTCCAAGGATTTGGTTTTGCGAGTAGTGGCACAAAATCTGTCCCCAGAGGTGACTCTCGTAGAAAAGGTATGGCAAAACAACTGAAGGAACCACATTGTAAGCAATCAAGATTTGTTTTCCTAAAGCTATGTTAACTTTCCGAAGGTCATGACTGCAAGTCCTGATTGTGCTACATTGGACACATCAATCCTCGAGGCTCTACAATCAATGCAAGATAGAAAATATCGTCATATTCTTGTTGCGGACAAAAGCAAGTACTGAATTCTAACATCAGAGAGATGTTCATTTCTATGCACATATCTAAGCTAAATCTTTGTACAGGAGGACAGATTGTCGCCTGTTTGGACGCTTTAACGTTAACCCACACAGCCATCTCCATGGTAAGAATGGATTATTATGATATTACTGCACATTTCATTATTTCCTCATGTTAAAGAAAAAGAACAGAATTCTCTTGGGAGGTGAAGGTTTCATTCTGAAGGGAAGTCCCCTGACACAAGAATTCTATTTTTGTTGCATCAAAATGATTCAGTCACAAATATTATACATTAAATGAATTAAATATTCTGTTAGATATGATTATTTCCATAAAACTATACCATACAGTACTTTTTTTTTTGGCAAACACCATAATAATACGTTATCTTTATTTCTCATCACCACATaatcgtaactttttttgtgtactCGTTAGGTCGAGGGAGCCTCTGGACCAAAAGATGTGGCAAATACCATGGTTCAGAAATTTTGGGATTCAGCACTTGCCTTGCATCCTTCAGAGGAGAATGACTGGCATAGGTTTAATTTGTTCTTCTTCGATTTGCGTATACTCTTACATTCCTGAAGATGGCTTGATCAGTCTTTTGTTATATAGTGCAGTGACGAATCTCGTACGGCAGCCTCAGATAGTGCTGAAGGGAAGCAAACACCCCCTCATGTTGGCAATGCATTCTCTTTCAAAATTGAAGATAAAAAAGGGCGGATGCACAGATTCAGTTGCGGTGTGTGCATTTCTCATCTTACTTTCCTTATTGCGGTTTAC contains:
- the LOC119280250 gene encoding CBS domain-containing protein CBSCBSPB3-like encodes the protein MAAPQPRRHHAAFLRGKPPPPANGKPAAASSKPKSPGSPAKAPPPSTLEERTVKQLRLAKALTLPEATAVSEACRRMASRRADAALLTDAKGVLSGIVTAEDISGRVIAHGLRPDATSVGKVMTKNPVFVMSNSPATEALQKMVQGKFRHLPVVEHGEVIAILDITKFLCDAISRMEKAAEQGSAIAAAMEGVERQWGSEFAGPHTLVENLRDHMFKPSLSSIITENSSVPSVSPSDLVTVAAKKMREYRVNSVVVMTGNMLQGILTSKDLVLRVVAQNLSPEVTLVEKVMTASPDCATLDTSILEALQSMQDRKYRHILVADKRGQIVACLDALTLTHTAISMVEGASGPKDVANTMVQKFWDSALALHPSEENDWHSDESRTAASDSAEGKQTPPHVGNAFSFKIEDKKGRMHRFSCVSESLDELVSAIAYRLGTENKKANVNLLYDDDEDDRVLLVTDGDLVAAIEHARSAGWKVLRLHMDDGSKISADSTPTSSVDTSAARRGWPSLRLGRVASAAAVAGVGVIVYLRCSRQ